The Candidatus Angelobacter sp. genome contains a region encoding:
- a CDS encoding DUF167 domain-containing protein, with protein sequence MNISRLSSTHTLMALPGFLRIESDGLLLSVKLQPRAPRNEIGEALGNELRVKVTAPPVDSAANEALVRLLAKVLNCPPGRIELVRGHTSRHKLIRLRGIAAATAKAGLTSGTRCV encoded by the coding sequence ATGAACATTTCAAGGCTTTCTTCCACACACACGCTCATGGCACTGCCCGGATTTCTGCGCATTGAATCGGACGGACTCCTGCTCTCGGTGAAATTGCAGCCCCGAGCCCCGCGAAATGAAATCGGCGAGGCGCTCGGCAACGAACTGCGTGTTAAAGTCACTGCACCACCCGTGGATTCTGCGGCGAATGAGGCCCTCGTGCGTCTGCTCGCGAAGGTGCTGAACTGCCCGCCTGGCAGGATCGAGCTTGTGCGCGGCCACACCTCACGTCACAAGCTGATCAGGCTGCGCGGCATCGCGGCCGCGACAGCCAAGGCCGGATTGACGTCCGGAACGCGTTGCGTCTGA
- a CDS encoding sodium/calcium exchanger protein, which produces MHPVKPFIDTFGAFGPWLLLALFIVSSILMIWRLEHMTETGVEGTVLGTLVMPYCSGIGNLIFVFVVYRSGQPATEVMTNCLVNNVTNMTLMIGVPAIFWGMQIIPKSGTKAKTKKNKRGEQERRINRLSLLLTLTAVLFFTGAVWALGHDGKLTRSDGLVLVGLFLFWQCFHVFDVLKTNVRQGRSLSVLLVVDFVLLLIGAYGTYLSIDGLVTWISSVQTGFISSKYLGWLSGWLMVVPNGLLALYYGWKGHPEVVYTSQVGDGHICIPLCVGIYALMTDMTVPGFFQIGVLILICTTLIHFAFVALFGQLPRFMGWVLTAVYGLFLYKGLLS; this is translated from the coding sequence GTGCATCCGGTCAAACCGTTCATCGACACTTTTGGCGCTTTCGGTCCGTGGTTGCTCCTCGCCCTGTTTATCGTGTCGTCGATTCTGATGATCTGGCGGCTGGAGCACATGACCGAAACCGGCGTGGAAGGGACTGTGCTGGGCACGCTGGTCATGCCCTACTGCTCAGGCATCGGGAACCTGATCTTCGTCTTTGTGGTTTACCGGAGCGGCCAGCCCGCAACGGAAGTCATGACCAACTGCCTCGTCAACAACGTCACGAACATGACGCTCATGATCGGCGTGCCGGCCATTTTCTGGGGTATGCAGATCATTCCAAAATCCGGCACGAAGGCAAAAACGAAAAAAAACAAACGGGGCGAGCAGGAGCGCCGCATCAACCGGCTGTCGTTGTTGCTGACCTTGACTGCCGTTTTGTTTTTTACCGGCGCAGTGTGGGCACTGGGCCACGACGGCAAGCTGACCCGGAGCGATGGCCTGGTGCTGGTGGGCCTGTTTCTGTTCTGGCAGTGTTTCCATGTCTTCGACGTGCTGAAGACCAACGTCCGGCAGGGCAGGTCGCTCAGCGTGCTGCTCGTGGTGGATTTTGTTTTGCTCCTCATCGGCGCCTACGGCACATACCTCAGCATCGACGGGCTGGTGACCTGGATTTCCAGCGTTCAAACGGGATTCATCAGCTCGAAATATCTGGGGTGGCTCAGCGGCTGGCTGATGGTGGTGCCCAACGGATTGCTTGCCCTCTACTACGGCTGGAAGGGCCATCCTGAAGTCGTTTACACCTCGCAAGTGGGCGACGGACACATTTGCATCCCGTTGTGCGTCGGGATTTACGCGCTGATGACCGACATGACCGTGCCCGGATTTTTCCAGATCGGCGTGCTGATTCTCATCTGCACGACACTGATCCACTTTGCGTTCGTCGCGCTTTTCGGCCAACTGCCACGGTTCATGGGATGGGTGCTTACGGCCGTGTACGGTCTCTTCCTTTACAAGGGGCTGCTCAGCTGA